From the genome of Silurus meridionalis isolate SWU-2019-XX chromosome 12, ASM1480568v1, whole genome shotgun sequence, one region includes:
- the LOC124394436 gene encoding centrosomal protein of 164 kDa-like isoform X1: MSASELRIGDQLILEEDYDENYIPSEQEIQEYARYIGIDPERELELLWLAREGIVAPLPAEWKPCQDVSGDVYYFNFSTGQSTWDHPCDEQYRHLVTQERERASGSAPVRKDKEKKKKKEKKEKKREKKKSKPEGPKAPGPLGPLAPLRSVCDAPVPALHGSLGSSSSLQPLKKPLTGSRVSSGLQRVRQEECSSLAPPIFYSDDEDEDDDNKKEEWKNISLPQSPRGASHLLQNLHLDLDALGGGLQYEDSEISGTAPAEERTEPELQDLALSGEISANPPSPSPDSLPGRRLSSKQLGGSRNCSSADVFPPSRQDASLAEDELILEEEGEEQPRDEKRSDEEEIESEGQNVRDEEKEGREESGNELNEEKKSGVETLKEREEMEERKTPDSDKIRERYVDQLEDSGDEEEQSERDEEGKADWNVQNKVVEEKKENQDIDGVGEEAESCRSSSEEQTDKAVERRSEGEGKMSLNHAKEGEGNDKELGASKMSESEDEDIERLRNIKESADTPLQQKCMLGKKQLHRSVRLPSEDSEISEHVEVASSHSDDMKLGFRSRFSENILDLSDLCPAQPSAAPKEKEKEPEKKQEYEEDEEEVEMRGEAAKSSRHSKIFSLNERRSDHMQEPLSEHEDVEKERRTMIEVEEKKKRQHEAEERTEREQKGRDEEEEGEKKRRFEDEQRTRREREEEETLRQIEEERLRAVEERERRLRLLREELRREEEEEERRIKAENEKRIRTLKERLQRERLEEEERLDRETKAELQQLREQALRDRDTHLHILRKENEEKVRELLAELEAEFERLKVQRNQDLDKMKTESEEELKAEKKRLQERKEEQLASLSLEGTTIERQRDLRSPQPQQQLLEYRRELSEVLQEVREEVQREHSRKLEQLKEEHQHQLQAIRETHLEEERNKRECVMSALQEERERILSSHSAQLEQLRLQLDTQLYNMRKTHTQREVELQELMDVLELKTKELKIQESRLLAQAADLKKRRKLLDEEEDEVERGLETLPRLLKERDRLRADLERARDETDREREERMREREELERERKDRKREREENGLLKEERERLQCKVELLQDKCDRLSLRVSELEQRGSAEEEKKNERVREEEREKRVNEETLRVEDLVPSPSNDVHSNIEELREFISNENVSLQKARQFLDRQSGSLRERQTMLKAARTTLQDTTSVGVPHLNLQQEASCLEELKETVQKGQTLLRKKEERLSQLENSLVEELSCDDERMEAERRVTFDLTDSEISSLYGQEGTVPVKVQQLADSLQKISSQLNTVLGALGPLTQRTSTSYPLTSSVPPAPSWAWSPNAASSSSTANQNGFTHGTISGVTTLRGSDLLLNSDWRKLLPGVSMDTGASFSTRGHTVYSGYMKPSLSSIMQSKSSELDSLRLQGLIEGNKRWLEKQRKDTNVPLFTRYQAPPSTNGLVQLSLDENNQIRVHHY; this comes from the exons ATGAGCGCATCTGAACTGCGAATAGGAGACCAGCTGATCCTGGAAGAGGATTACGATGAGAACTACATTCCATCTGAACAAG AGATCCAGGAATACGCCCGATATATCGGGATCGACCCTGAGAGGGAGCTGGAACTCCTGTGGCTGGCTCGAGAGGGCATCGTGGCACCGCTGCCTGCAGAATGGAAGCCCTGTCAGGATGTGTCCGGCGACGTCTACTATTTCAACTTCTCCACCGGTCAGTCCACGTGGGACCACCCATGTGACGAGCAGTACCGCCACCTAGTGACTCAGGAGAGGGAGCGTGCCTCTGGCTCTGCCCCTGTCAGAAAGgacaaggagaagaagaagaaaaaagagaagaaggagaaaaaaagagagaagaagaagagcaagCCAGAGGGTCCGAAAGCACCAGGG CCACTGGGTCCTCTTGCTCCGCTCCGAAGTGTGTGTGATGCTCCTGTTCCAGCGCTCCATGGTTCCCTAGGCAGCTCCTCCAGCCTTCAACCTCTAAAGAAGCCACTAACG GGCTCTCGAGTGAGCTCCGGTTTGCAGAGGGTACGCCAGGAAGAGTGTTCTTCTCTGGCTCCGCCCATATTTTATtctgatgatgaggatgaagatgatgacaaCAAAAAGGAAGAGtggaaaaatatttctttacctcag agtCCACGTGGTGCATCACACTTACTGCAGAATCTGCACCTCGACTTGGATGCTCTGGGAGGAGGACTGCAGTACGAG gacaGTGAAATAAGTGGCACAGCTCCAGCTGAGGAGAGAACCGAACCAGAGCTCCAAGACCTAGCTCTCTCAGGAGAAATCAGCGCCAaccctccatctccatctccg GACTCACTGCCAGGGCGTCGtctctcctccaagcagctagGCGGCAGTAGAAACTGCAGCAGCGCAGACGTTTTCCCTCCGAGTCGGCAGGACGCGAGCCTCGCAGAGGATGAATTGATTTTAGAGGAGGAGGGTGAAGAACAACCAAGGGATGAGAAAAGAAGTGATGAAGAGGAAATAGAGTCAGAAGGACAAAATGTGAGGGACGAGGAAAAGGAGGGAAGAGAGGAATCAGGGAATGAATTAAACGAGGAGAAAAAGAGTGGGGTAGAGACActgaaagagagggaggaaatGGAGGAAAGGAAAACACCAGACAGTGATAAGATCAGGGAGCGATATGTAGATCAGCTGGAGGATTCTGGGGATGAAGAGGAACAAAGCGAGAGGGATGAAGAAGGAAAGGCAGACTGGAACGTACAGAACAAGGTCGtagaagagaagaaggaaaatcAGGACATCGATGGAGTTGGAGAGGAGGCTGAGAGTTGCAGAAGCAGTTCTGAAGAACAGACGGATAAAGCGGTTGAGCGCAGGAGCGAGGGAGAGGGAAAAATGAGTTTAAATCATGCTAAAGAAGGAGAGGGGAATGACAAAGAGTTGGGGGCCTCCAAAATGTCCGAGAGCGAGGATGAAGATATCGAACGATTGCGCAACATTAAAGAAAGCGCAGACACGCCGCTCCAGCAGAAATGCATGCTGGGAAAAAAGCAGCTTCATCGCTCGGTTCGGCTTCCCAGTGAG GATTCTGAGATCAGTGAACATGTTGAAGTGGCGTCCAGCCATTCTGATGACATGAAG CTGGGGTTCCGGTCCCGGTTTTCAGAGAACATTCTAGATCTGTCTGATCTCTGCCCGGCCCAGCCCTCAGCAGCTCCA aaggaaaaagaaaaggaaccAGAAAAGAAACAGGAATACGAGGAGGACGAGGAAGAGGTCGAGATGAGAGGCGAAGCTGCCAAAAG CAGCAGGCATTCGAAGATCTTCAGTCTAAACGAGCGGCGCTCCGATCACATGCAGGAACCACTGTCTGAACACGAGGatgtggaaaaagaaagaagaacgATGATtgaggtggaggagaagaaaaaacgaCAGCACGAGGCTGAAGAACGGACTGAAAGAGAACAGAAAGGGAgggacgaggaggaggagggggagaaGAAAAGGAGGTTTGAAGATGAGCAGAGAACGAGGAGggaaagggaggaggaggagacacTGAGACAGATCGAGGAGGAGAGGTTGAGAGCGGTGGAGGAGCGTGAAAGAAGACTGCGCCTCCTTCGAGAGGAgctgagaagagaagaggaagaggaagagcgAAGGATTAAAGCGGAGAACGAGAAAAGGATCAG gacCCTCAAGGAGCGTCTGCAGAGAGAAAGGCTAGAGGAGGAGGAGCGTCTAGACCGGGAAACAAAAGCCGAACTGCAGCAACTCAGAGAGCAGGCTCTGAGGGACAGagacacacacctacacatactcag gaaggAGAACGAGGAGAAGGTGAGAGAGCTTCTTGCTGAGCTGGAGGCAGAGTTTGAGAGACTGAAGGTACAGAGGAACCAGGACTTGGACAAAATGAAGACGGAATCAGAGGAGGAGCTGAAGGCTGAGAAAAAGAGGCTTCAGGAGAGGAAGGAGGAGCAATTAGCTTCCCTCagtctggag ggGACGACTATTGAAAGACAACGAGATCTCAGAAGTCCTCAACCTCAACAGCAGCTACTGGAGTACAGAAGAGAG CTGTCCGAGGTGCTGCAGGAAGTGAGGGAGGAAGTGCAGAGGGAGCACAGCAGGAAGCTGGAGCAGCTTAAAGAAGAGCATCAGCACCAGCTGCAGGCCATTAGAGAAACACACttggaggag gagaGAAACAAGCgggagtgtgtaatgagtgcactacaggaggagagagagcgAATTCTGTCCTCACACTCAGCTCAGCTGGAGCAGCTCAGACTGCAGCTGGACACACAGCTCTATAACATgcgcaaaacacacactcaaagg GAAGTTGAATTGCAGGAGTTGATGGATGTGCTAGAActgaagactaaagagctcaaAATTCAGGAATCAAGACTCCTGGCTCAG GCAGCAGATCTGAAAAAGAGGAGGAAACTTTTGGacgaggaagaagatgaagttGAAAGAGgcttagag ACTCTTCCACGTCTGCTGAAAGAGCGAGATCGTCTGCGTGCCGATCTGGAGAGAGCGAGGGATGAGACGGACAGAGAGCGGgaggagagaatgagagagagggaggagctggagagagagaggaaggacaggaagagagagagggaggaaaatgGACTGttgaaagaagaaagagagagactgcaGTGCAAAGTGGAGCTGCTGCAGGACAAATGTGATCGGCTCAGCCTAAGAGTCAG tgagtTGGAGCAGAGAGGGAGTGctgaagaggagaagaagaatgagagagtgagagaggaggagagggaaaaaagagtGAACGAGGAGACACTGCGAGTGGAGGACTTGGTGCCTTCTCCATCCAACGACGTTCATAGTAACATCGAGGA GCTGCGTGAGTTCATCTCGAATGAGAATGTCTCTCTGCAGAAAGCAAGGCAGTTTTTAGACCGTCAGAGCGGAAGtttaagagagagacagacgatGCTCAAGGCAGCCCGGACCACCCTTCAGGACACTACCTCAGTAGGCGTGCcccacctgaacctccagcag GAGGCAAGTTGTTTAGAAGAGCTGAAAGAGACTGTGCAGAAGGGTCAAACGTTACTGAGGAAGAAAGAGGAGAGGCTGAGCCAGCTGGAGAACTCGCTAGTCGAGGAG CTCTCCTGTGATGACGAGAGGATGGAGGCAGAGCGGAGAGTCACGTTTGATCTTACAGATTCGGAGATCAGCAGCCTCTACGGTCAGGAAGGAACAG TTCCGGTGAAGGTGCAGCAGCTTGCAGACTCATTGCAGAAGATCTCCAGTCAGCTGAACACGGTGTTAGGAGCTCTGGGACCTCTGACCCAGAGAACCTCCACGTCCTACCCACTAACTTCGTCCGTTCCTCCTGCTCCATCCTGGGCGTGGTCTCCAAACGCCgcctcatcatcatccacaGCCAATCAAAACGGGTTCACACATGGAACCATTAGTGGGGTCACGACGCTGCGCGGCTCCGATCTGCTGCTCAACTCCGACTGGAGAAAACTTCTCCCTG GGGTTTCCATGGATACCGGCGCTTCTTTTTCCACAAGAGGTCACACTGTGTATTCTGGATACATGAAACCaag TCTCTCTTCCATTATGCAGTCTAAATCATCGGAGTTGGACAGTCTGCGACTGCAGGGACTGATTGAAGGCAACAAAAGATGGCTGGAGAAACAACGGAAAGACACTAATGT ACCTTTGTTCACACGCTACCAGGCTCCCCCATCTACAAATGGTTTGGTCCAACTCAGCCTGGATGAAAATAATCAGATCAGAGTGCACCATTATTGA
- the LOC124394436 gene encoding centrosomal protein of 164 kDa-like isoform X2 gives MSASELRIGDQLILEEDYDENYIPSEQEIQEYARYIGIDPERELELLWLAREGIVAPLPAEWKPCQDVSGDVYYFNFSTGQSTWDHPCDEQYRHLVTQERERASGSAPVRKDKEKKKKKEKKEKKREKKKSKPEGPKAPGPLGPLAPLRSVCDAPVPALHGSLGSSSSLQPLKKPLTGSRVSSGLQRVRQEECSSLAPPIFYSDDEDEDDDNKKEEWKNISLPQSPRGASHLLQNLHLDLDALGGGLQYEDSEISGTAPAEERTEPELQDLALSGEISANPPSPSPDSLPGRRLSSKQLGGSRNCSSADVFPPSRQDASLAEDELILEEEGEEQPRDEKRSDEEEIESEGQNVRDEEKEGREESGNELNEEKKSGVETLKEREEMEERKTPDSDKIRERYVDQLEDSGDEEEQSERDEEGKADWNVQNKVVEEKKENQDIDGVGEEAESCRSSSEEQTDKAVERRSEGEGKMSLNHAKEGEGNDKELGASKMSESEDEDIERLRNIKESADTPLQQKCMLGKKQLHRSVRLPSEDSEISEHVEVASSHSDDMKLGFRSRFSENILDLSDLCPAQPSAAPKEKEKEPEKKQEYEEDEEEVEMRGEAAKSRHSKIFSLNERRSDHMQEPLSEHEDVEKERRTMIEVEEKKKRQHEAEERTEREQKGRDEEEEGEKKRRFEDEQRTRREREEEETLRQIEEERLRAVEERERRLRLLREELRREEEEEERRIKAENEKRIRTLKERLQRERLEEEERLDRETKAELQQLREQALRDRDTHLHILRKENEEKVRELLAELEAEFERLKVQRNQDLDKMKTESEEELKAEKKRLQERKEEQLASLSLEGTTIERQRDLRSPQPQQQLLEYRRELSEVLQEVREEVQREHSRKLEQLKEEHQHQLQAIRETHLEEERNKRECVMSALQEERERILSSHSAQLEQLRLQLDTQLYNMRKTHTQREVELQELMDVLELKTKELKIQESRLLAQAADLKKRRKLLDEEEDEVERGLETLPRLLKERDRLRADLERARDETDREREERMREREELERERKDRKREREENGLLKEERERLQCKVELLQDKCDRLSLRVSELEQRGSAEEEKKNERVREEEREKRVNEETLRVEDLVPSPSNDVHSNIEELREFISNENVSLQKARQFLDRQSGSLRERQTMLKAARTTLQDTTSVGVPHLNLQQEASCLEELKETVQKGQTLLRKKEERLSQLENSLVEELSCDDERMEAERRVTFDLTDSEISSLYGQEGTVPVKVQQLADSLQKISSQLNTVLGALGPLTQRTSTSYPLTSSVPPAPSWAWSPNAASSSSTANQNGFTHGTISGVTTLRGSDLLLNSDWRKLLPGVSMDTGASFSTRGHTVYSGYMKPSLSSIMQSKSSELDSLRLQGLIEGNKRWLEKQRKDTNVPLFTRYQAPPSTNGLVQLSLDENNQIRVHHY, from the exons ATGAGCGCATCTGAACTGCGAATAGGAGACCAGCTGATCCTGGAAGAGGATTACGATGAGAACTACATTCCATCTGAACAAG AGATCCAGGAATACGCCCGATATATCGGGATCGACCCTGAGAGGGAGCTGGAACTCCTGTGGCTGGCTCGAGAGGGCATCGTGGCACCGCTGCCTGCAGAATGGAAGCCCTGTCAGGATGTGTCCGGCGACGTCTACTATTTCAACTTCTCCACCGGTCAGTCCACGTGGGACCACCCATGTGACGAGCAGTACCGCCACCTAGTGACTCAGGAGAGGGAGCGTGCCTCTGGCTCTGCCCCTGTCAGAAAGgacaaggagaagaagaagaaaaaagagaagaaggagaaaaaaagagagaagaagaagagcaagCCAGAGGGTCCGAAAGCACCAGGG CCACTGGGTCCTCTTGCTCCGCTCCGAAGTGTGTGTGATGCTCCTGTTCCAGCGCTCCATGGTTCCCTAGGCAGCTCCTCCAGCCTTCAACCTCTAAAGAAGCCACTAACG GGCTCTCGAGTGAGCTCCGGTTTGCAGAGGGTACGCCAGGAAGAGTGTTCTTCTCTGGCTCCGCCCATATTTTATtctgatgatgaggatgaagatgatgacaaCAAAAAGGAAGAGtggaaaaatatttctttacctcag agtCCACGTGGTGCATCACACTTACTGCAGAATCTGCACCTCGACTTGGATGCTCTGGGAGGAGGACTGCAGTACGAG gacaGTGAAATAAGTGGCACAGCTCCAGCTGAGGAGAGAACCGAACCAGAGCTCCAAGACCTAGCTCTCTCAGGAGAAATCAGCGCCAaccctccatctccatctccg GACTCACTGCCAGGGCGTCGtctctcctccaagcagctagGCGGCAGTAGAAACTGCAGCAGCGCAGACGTTTTCCCTCCGAGTCGGCAGGACGCGAGCCTCGCAGAGGATGAATTGATTTTAGAGGAGGAGGGTGAAGAACAACCAAGGGATGAGAAAAGAAGTGATGAAGAGGAAATAGAGTCAGAAGGACAAAATGTGAGGGACGAGGAAAAGGAGGGAAGAGAGGAATCAGGGAATGAATTAAACGAGGAGAAAAAGAGTGGGGTAGAGACActgaaagagagggaggaaatGGAGGAAAGGAAAACACCAGACAGTGATAAGATCAGGGAGCGATATGTAGATCAGCTGGAGGATTCTGGGGATGAAGAGGAACAAAGCGAGAGGGATGAAGAAGGAAAGGCAGACTGGAACGTACAGAACAAGGTCGtagaagagaagaaggaaaatcAGGACATCGATGGAGTTGGAGAGGAGGCTGAGAGTTGCAGAAGCAGTTCTGAAGAACAGACGGATAAAGCGGTTGAGCGCAGGAGCGAGGGAGAGGGAAAAATGAGTTTAAATCATGCTAAAGAAGGAGAGGGGAATGACAAAGAGTTGGGGGCCTCCAAAATGTCCGAGAGCGAGGATGAAGATATCGAACGATTGCGCAACATTAAAGAAAGCGCAGACACGCCGCTCCAGCAGAAATGCATGCTGGGAAAAAAGCAGCTTCATCGCTCGGTTCGGCTTCCCAGTGAG GATTCTGAGATCAGTGAACATGTTGAAGTGGCGTCCAGCCATTCTGATGACATGAAG CTGGGGTTCCGGTCCCGGTTTTCAGAGAACATTCTAGATCTGTCTGATCTCTGCCCGGCCCAGCCCTCAGCAGCTCCA aaggaaaaagaaaaggaaccAGAAAAGAAACAGGAATACGAGGAGGACGAGGAAGAGGTCGAGATGAGAGGCGAAGCTGCCAAAAG CAGGCATTCGAAGATCTTCAGTCTAAACGAGCGGCGCTCCGATCACATGCAGGAACCACTGTCTGAACACGAGGatgtggaaaaagaaagaagaacgATGATtgaggtggaggagaagaaaaaacgaCAGCACGAGGCTGAAGAACGGACTGAAAGAGAACAGAAAGGGAgggacgaggaggaggagggggagaaGAAAAGGAGGTTTGAAGATGAGCAGAGAACGAGGAGggaaagggaggaggaggagacacTGAGACAGATCGAGGAGGAGAGGTTGAGAGCGGTGGAGGAGCGTGAAAGAAGACTGCGCCTCCTTCGAGAGGAgctgagaagagaagaggaagaggaagagcgAAGGATTAAAGCGGAGAACGAGAAAAGGATCAG gacCCTCAAGGAGCGTCTGCAGAGAGAAAGGCTAGAGGAGGAGGAGCGTCTAGACCGGGAAACAAAAGCCGAACTGCAGCAACTCAGAGAGCAGGCTCTGAGGGACAGagacacacacctacacatactcag gaaggAGAACGAGGAGAAGGTGAGAGAGCTTCTTGCTGAGCTGGAGGCAGAGTTTGAGAGACTGAAGGTACAGAGGAACCAGGACTTGGACAAAATGAAGACGGAATCAGAGGAGGAGCTGAAGGCTGAGAAAAAGAGGCTTCAGGAGAGGAAGGAGGAGCAATTAGCTTCCCTCagtctggag ggGACGACTATTGAAAGACAACGAGATCTCAGAAGTCCTCAACCTCAACAGCAGCTACTGGAGTACAGAAGAGAG CTGTCCGAGGTGCTGCAGGAAGTGAGGGAGGAAGTGCAGAGGGAGCACAGCAGGAAGCTGGAGCAGCTTAAAGAAGAGCATCAGCACCAGCTGCAGGCCATTAGAGAAACACACttggaggag gagaGAAACAAGCgggagtgtgtaatgagtgcactacaggaggagagagagcgAATTCTGTCCTCACACTCAGCTCAGCTGGAGCAGCTCAGACTGCAGCTGGACACACAGCTCTATAACATgcgcaaaacacacactcaaagg GAAGTTGAATTGCAGGAGTTGATGGATGTGCTAGAActgaagactaaagagctcaaAATTCAGGAATCAAGACTCCTGGCTCAG GCAGCAGATCTGAAAAAGAGGAGGAAACTTTTGGacgaggaagaagatgaagttGAAAGAGgcttagag ACTCTTCCACGTCTGCTGAAAGAGCGAGATCGTCTGCGTGCCGATCTGGAGAGAGCGAGGGATGAGACGGACAGAGAGCGGgaggagagaatgagagagagggaggagctggagagagagaggaaggacaggaagagagagagggaggaaaatgGACTGttgaaagaagaaagagagagactgcaGTGCAAAGTGGAGCTGCTGCAGGACAAATGTGATCGGCTCAGCCTAAGAGTCAG tgagtTGGAGCAGAGAGGGAGTGctgaagaggagaagaagaatgagagagtgagagaggaggagagggaaaaaagagtGAACGAGGAGACACTGCGAGTGGAGGACTTGGTGCCTTCTCCATCCAACGACGTTCATAGTAACATCGAGGA GCTGCGTGAGTTCATCTCGAATGAGAATGTCTCTCTGCAGAAAGCAAGGCAGTTTTTAGACCGTCAGAGCGGAAGtttaagagagagacagacgatGCTCAAGGCAGCCCGGACCACCCTTCAGGACACTACCTCAGTAGGCGTGCcccacctgaacctccagcag GAGGCAAGTTGTTTAGAAGAGCTGAAAGAGACTGTGCAGAAGGGTCAAACGTTACTGAGGAAGAAAGAGGAGAGGCTGAGCCAGCTGGAGAACTCGCTAGTCGAGGAG CTCTCCTGTGATGACGAGAGGATGGAGGCAGAGCGGAGAGTCACGTTTGATCTTACAGATTCGGAGATCAGCAGCCTCTACGGTCAGGAAGGAACAG TTCCGGTGAAGGTGCAGCAGCTTGCAGACTCATTGCAGAAGATCTCCAGTCAGCTGAACACGGTGTTAGGAGCTCTGGGACCTCTGACCCAGAGAACCTCCACGTCCTACCCACTAACTTCGTCCGTTCCTCCTGCTCCATCCTGGGCGTGGTCTCCAAACGCCgcctcatcatcatccacaGCCAATCAAAACGGGTTCACACATGGAACCATTAGTGGGGTCACGACGCTGCGCGGCTCCGATCTGCTGCTCAACTCCGACTGGAGAAAACTTCTCCCTG GGGTTTCCATGGATACCGGCGCTTCTTTTTCCACAAGAGGTCACACTGTGTATTCTGGATACATGAAACCaag TCTCTCTTCCATTATGCAGTCTAAATCATCGGAGTTGGACAGTCTGCGACTGCAGGGACTGATTGAAGGCAACAAAAGATGGCTGGAGAAACAACGGAAAGACACTAATGT ACCTTTGTTCACACGCTACCAGGCTCCCCCATCTACAAATGGTTTGGTCCAACTCAGCCTGGATGAAAATAATCAGATCAGAGTGCACCATTATTGA